One part of the Streptomyces lydicus genome encodes these proteins:
- a CDS encoding TerD family protein — MAREFQRGHKARIADLTAGTDLYVGVQIAGPGLTFDISCFGLDAEERLSDDRYFIFFNQPASPEESIQLLGPQAGDNESFRVTLDKIPPHIEKLTFTAALDGAGQVSQIGPGYLRIVAGGEEVARYSFTGSEFSTERAVMLGDFYLKDVWRFAAVGQGFDGGLEALLKNFGGEVAEEAEAQPEPPAAAQGVPGFAPPSGPAAPAPSFGAPAAPQPAPDFGPPQGAPHPPPAAAQPAPAPQAPQPTAPQVHNAPTIAAPLAPPAGPVPPPGQQPPAPHGQPAPYGQPAPGQDPYGPPQPPAAPPGGGHPGQPAPYGGPAPYGQPAPQPLGAPYAGQAPTLPQGGGPGLGVVLDKYKEAPTGQRWTPQNSKLIRVDLGVDGQPVLARQGSMVLYQGKVDFGYKGAGFRGRIVGNATGQEMQLMRCTGQGQVFFADNSAHVHPIELQGDAICVSAESVLAFDESLQHEVRRIEGHGIPGGALFTMQFQGTGTLVVKTHGTPVVLPVTPTTFADANAVVAWSAASQVIISSQVSLRRHAYPGHSGETVNLQFRGAPGNFIVVQPYEV; from the coding sequence ATGGCCAGGGAATTCCAGCGCGGCCACAAGGCCAGGATCGCTGATCTGACGGCGGGGACGGATCTGTACGTCGGCGTGCAGATCGCCGGGCCCGGCCTGACCTTCGACATCAGCTGCTTCGGCCTGGACGCCGAGGAACGGCTCTCCGACGACCGGTACTTCATCTTCTTCAACCAGCCCGCCTCGCCCGAGGAGTCGATCCAGCTGCTCGGCCCGCAGGCGGGCGACAACGAGTCCTTCCGTGTCACCCTCGACAAGATCCCGCCGCACATCGAGAAGCTCACCTTCACCGCCGCCCTCGACGGCGCCGGCCAGGTCTCGCAGATCGGCCCCGGCTACCTCCGGATCGTGGCCGGCGGCGAGGAAGTCGCCCGCTACTCCTTCACCGGCAGCGAGTTCAGCACCGAACGCGCCGTCATGCTCGGCGACTTCTACCTCAAGGACGTCTGGCGGTTCGCCGCCGTCGGCCAGGGATTCGACGGCGGCCTGGAGGCGCTGCTGAAGAACTTCGGCGGCGAGGTCGCCGAGGAGGCGGAGGCGCAGCCCGAACCGCCCGCCGCCGCCCAGGGCGTGCCCGGCTTCGCGCCGCCCTCCGGGCCCGCCGCCCCCGCTCCGTCCTTCGGGGCGCCCGCGGCCCCGCAGCCCGCGCCCGACTTCGGCCCGCCCCAGGGGGCGCCGCACCCGCCCCCGGCGGCCGCGCAGCCCGCCCCCGCGCCCCAGGCCCCGCAGCCCACCGCGCCGCAGGTGCACAACGCCCCCACCATCGCCGCCCCGCTGGCCCCGCCCGCTGGCCCGGTGCCGCCGCCCGGCCAGCAGCCGCCGGCCCCCCACGGCCAGCCGGCGCCCTACGGTCAACCGGCGCCCGGCCAGGACCCGTACGGGCCGCCGCAGCCTCCGGCCGCCCCGCCCGGTGGCGGCCACCCGGGCCAGCCGGCCCCGTACGGCGGCCCCGCCCCGTACGGGCAGCCGGCACCGCAGCCCCTCGGCGCCCCGTATGCCGGGCAGGCCCCCACGCTGCCCCAGGGGGGCGGTCCCGGTCTCGGTGTCGTGCTGGACAAGTACAAGGAGGCGCCCACCGGTCAGCGCTGGACCCCGCAGAACAGCAAGCTGATCCGGGTCGACCTCGGTGTCGACGGCCAGCCGGTGCTCGCCCGCCAGGGCAGCATGGTCCTCTACCAGGGCAAGGTCGACTTCGGCTACAAGGGCGCCGGGTTCCGCGGCCGGATCGTCGGCAACGCCACCGGCCAGGAGATGCAGCTGATGCGCTGCACCGGCCAGGGTCAGGTCTTCTTCGCCGACAACAGCGCCCACGTCCACCCCATCGAGCTGCAGGGCGACGCGATCTGCGTGTCCGCCGAGTCCGTGCTCGCCTTCGACGAGTCGCTGCAGCACGAGGTGCGCCGCATCGAGGGCCACGGCATCCCCGGTGGCGCCCTGTTCACCATGCAGTTCCAGGGGACCGGCACCCTCGTCGTCAAGACCCACGGCACCCCGGTCGTGCTGCCGGTCACCCCGACCACCTTCGCCGACGCCAACGCCGTCGTGGCCTGGTCCGCCGCCTCCCAGGTGATCATCTCCAGTCAGGTGAGCCTGCGCCGGCACGCCTATCCGGGCCACTCCGGCGAGACCGTGAACCTCCAGTTCCGCGGTGCGCCCGGCAACTTCATCGTCGTCCAGCCCTACGAGGTCTGA
- a CDS encoding M48 metallopeptidase family protein, with protein MPADPPAHGFGETPLRRAADPSRGAAPGPKARGSGTSAVEVRRSQRRRRTVSAYREGDRTVVLIPARMSEAEEQRWVTVMLDKLAAQESKRMLGDSELAERAGRLSDQFLGGRARPASVRWVTNQNTRWGSCTPAEGSIRLSHRLQGMPEYVVDYVLLHELAHLLVPGHGPSFWSLLESYPRTERARGYLEGVVAAERLPHLPPARPE; from the coding sequence GTGCCCGCCGACCCTCCCGCTCACGGCTTCGGGGAGACACCCCTGCGCCGCGCCGCCGACCCCTCGCGCGGGGCCGCGCCCGGCCCCAAGGCCCGCGGATCGGGAACCAGCGCGGTCGAGGTGCGGCGCAGCCAGCGGCGCCGCAGAACGGTCTCCGCCTACCGCGAGGGGGACCGCACGGTGGTGCTCATCCCGGCCCGGATGTCGGAGGCGGAGGAGCAGCGCTGGGTCACCGTCATGCTCGACAAGCTCGCCGCCCAGGAGAGCAAGCGGATGCTCGGCGACAGCGAGCTGGCCGAGCGCGCCGGGCGGCTGTCGGACCAGTTCCTGGGCGGCCGGGCCCGGCCCGCTTCGGTGCGCTGGGTCACCAACCAGAACACCCGCTGGGGATCGTGCACCCCGGCCGAGGGCAGCATCCGGCTCTCGCACCGCCTCCAGGGCATGCCGGAGTACGTCGTCGACTACGTCCTGCTGCACGAGCTGGCGCATCTGCTCGTCCCCGGCCACGGCCCCTCGTTCTGGAGCCTGCTGGAGTCCTATCCGCGTACGGAACGCGCCCGCGGCTACCTCGAAGGGGTGGTGGCGGCGGAGCGGCTGCCCCATCTGCCCCCGGCCCGCCCCGAATAG
- a CDS encoding TOMM precursor leader peptide-binding protein encodes MHPMLKPALRRGWRDRETVRFGVAPAHAMVVGPVDTATGSFLSLIDGTRTVRQLVAEAARLDLPAEHARGVVDRLGAAGLLEAPTAGGPAADAVRADQPAVERLRPDLASLSVQYREPAGALERTGARRAVRVKVKGAGRVGAAVAALLSAAGLGRVEVVDGGKVAPGDVLPGGLGAERIGEPRAAAAGALVRRSSPWSRRPRPRVPVSESGEPGLSLVVLAPRDGLAAYAPDPVLAEPLLTAGIPHLYAGVIEGTGVVGPLVLPGGSACAGCDELRRTDAEPAWPRLLAQWRSGRAAPAVPACDAALATAVAGLAAVQALTFLDGELPPSTGARMELALPCATVRTVRIEPHPECACGTAASPSATAPRILGRDTPQ; translated from the coding sequence ATGCATCCGATGCTCAAGCCCGCGCTGCGGCGCGGCTGGCGGGACAGGGAAACGGTGCGGTTCGGTGTGGCGCCGGCCCACGCGATGGTGGTCGGCCCGGTCGACACGGCCACCGGCAGCTTCCTCTCACTGATCGACGGCACCCGCACCGTGCGGCAGCTCGTCGCGGAGGCGGCGCGGCTGGACCTCCCGGCCGAGCACGCCCGCGGTGTGGTGGACCGGCTCGGCGCGGCCGGGCTGCTGGAGGCGCCCACCGCCGGCGGTCCGGCGGCCGACGCCGTCCGGGCGGACCAGCCCGCCGTCGAGCGGCTCCGGCCCGACCTGGCCTCCCTCTCGGTGCAGTACCGCGAACCGGCCGGCGCGCTGGAGCGGACAGGGGCCCGCCGGGCGGTCCGGGTGAAGGTCAAGGGCGCGGGGCGGGTGGGCGCCGCCGTCGCGGCACTGCTCTCGGCCGCCGGCCTGGGGCGGGTGGAGGTGGTCGACGGGGGCAAGGTCGCCCCGGGGGACGTCCTGCCCGGCGGGCTGGGGGCCGAGCGGATCGGTGAGCCGCGCGCCGCGGCGGCCGGAGCGCTGGTCCGCCGCTCCTCCCCCTGGAGCCGCCGGCCGAGGCCGAGGGTCCCGGTCAGCGAATCGGGCGAGCCGGGACTGTCCCTGGTGGTGCTCGCCCCGCGGGACGGGCTCGCCGCGTACGCCCCCGACCCGGTGCTGGCCGAGCCGCTGCTGACCGCCGGGATCCCGCATCTTTACGCGGGAGTGATCGAGGGCACGGGTGTGGTGGGTCCGCTGGTGCTGCCCGGCGGCTCGGCCTGCGCCGGCTGCGACGAACTGCGCCGCACGGACGCGGAACCGGCCTGGCCGCGGCTGCTCGCGCAGTGGCGGTCGGGACGGGCCGCACCCGCGGTGCCGGCGTGCGACGCCGCGCTGGCAACGGCGGTCGCCGGGCTCGCCGCCGTGCAGGCGCTGACGTTCCTCGACGGTGAACTGCCGCCGTCCACAGGGGCGCGGATGGAGCTCGCCCTGCCGTGTGCGACCGTGCGGACGGTGCGGATCGAGCCGCATCCGGAGTGCGCGTGCGGTACTGCCGCTTCACCGTCTGCGACAGCGCCTCGGATCCTCGGCCGTGACACGCCACAATGA
- a CDS encoding ABC1 kinase family protein translates to MSDLPRKAVTRTAKLAALPLGFAGRATWGLGKRIGGRSAEIVGRELQQRTAEQLFKVLGELKGGAMKFGQALSVFESALPEEIAGPYRAALTKLQEAAPPMPTSTVHAVLTERLGEDWRELFEEFEDKPAAAASIGQVHRAVWHDGREVAVKVQYPGAGQALLSDLSQLSRFARLLGPLIPGMDIKPLITELRDRVSEELDYGLEAEAQQAHAEEFADDPDVTVPAVVHQCEQVLVTEWLEGVPLSEVIADGTDEQRDRAGQLLARFLFSGPARTGLLHADPHPGNFRLLPGDSPDAPAAEWRLGVLDFGTVDRLPDGLPPTIGTSLRMTLDGEAEAVYQQLCDEGFVKESIDLDPDAVLEYLLPIIEPAQVDAFTFTRGWMRQQATRIGDPRSPAYQLAKRLNLPPAYLLIHRVTLSTIGVLCQLGATVRLRDELEAWMPGFVPEEEPAGADLPDVAASVPADRAKTGADARAEEVEESTA, encoded by the coding sequence ATGTCTGATCTTCCCCGCAAGGCGGTCACCCGCACCGCCAAGCTGGCCGCGCTGCCACTGGGGTTCGCCGGCCGTGCCACCTGGGGCCTCGGCAAGCGGATCGGCGGCAGATCCGCCGAGATCGTGGGCCGTGAGCTGCAACAGCGCACCGCCGAACAGCTCTTCAAGGTACTCGGGGAGCTCAAGGGCGGAGCGATGAAGTTCGGGCAGGCCCTGTCGGTCTTCGAGTCGGCCCTGCCCGAGGAGATCGCCGGGCCCTACCGCGCCGCGCTGACCAAACTCCAGGAGGCGGCGCCGCCGATGCCGACGAGCACGGTGCACGCGGTGCTCACGGAGCGGCTCGGCGAGGACTGGCGGGAGCTGTTCGAGGAGTTCGAGGACAAACCGGCCGCGGCGGCGTCGATCGGTCAGGTGCACCGGGCGGTGTGGCACGACGGCCGGGAGGTCGCCGTCAAGGTGCAGTACCCGGGCGCCGGTCAGGCACTGCTGTCGGATCTGTCGCAGTTGAGCCGGTTCGCCCGGCTGCTGGGGCCGCTGATCCCGGGCATGGACATCAAGCCGCTGATCACCGAGTTGCGCGACCGGGTCTCCGAGGAGCTCGACTACGGCCTGGAGGCCGAGGCCCAGCAGGCGCACGCCGAGGAGTTCGCCGACGACCCGGACGTGACCGTGCCGGCCGTCGTGCACCAGTGCGAGCAGGTCCTGGTGACGGAGTGGCTGGAGGGGGTGCCGCTGTCCGAGGTCATCGCGGACGGCACGGACGAGCAGCGCGACCGGGCCGGGCAGCTGCTGGCACGGTTCCTGTTCTCCGGCCCGGCCCGCACCGGGCTGCTGCACGCCGACCCGCATCCGGGCAACTTCCGGCTGCTCCCCGGGGACTCCCCGGACGCGCCCGCCGCGGAATGGCGGCTGGGCGTGCTCGACTTCGGCACCGTCGACCGGCTGCCCGACGGGCTGCCCCCGACGATCGGCACCTCACTGCGGATGACGCTGGACGGCGAGGCGGAGGCGGTCTACCAGCAGCTGTGCGACGAGGGCTTCGTCAAGGAATCCATCGACCTGGACCCGGACGCGGTGCTGGAGTATCTGCTGCCGATCATCGAGCCCGCGCAGGTGGACGCGTTCACCTTCACCCGCGGCTGGATGCGGCAGCAGGCGACCCGCATCGGAGACCCGCGCTCCCCCGCCTACCAACTGGCCAAGCGGCTCAACCTGCCGCCCGCGTATCTGCTCATCCACCGTGTGACGTTGAGCACCATCGGCGTGCTGTGCCAGCTGGGCGCGACGGTGCGGCTGCGGGACGAGCTGGAGGCGTGGATGCCGGGCTTCGTGCCCGAGGAGGAGCCGGCCGGCGCCGACCTCCCCGACGTCGCCGCGTCCGTCCCGGCGGACCGTGCGAAGACCGGCGCCGACGCGCGTGCGGAAGAAGTCGAGGAGTCCACCGCCTGA
- a CDS encoding WhiB family transcriptional regulator, translated as MQLQTHTPSVATDLIPPPDPQENSLLPLTELDDEIDRLGAAVPCRTYDPEVFFAESPADVEYAKTLCQTCPVREACLAGAKDRREPWGVWGGELFVQGVVVPRKRPRGRPRKNPVAA; from the coding sequence GTGCAACTGCAGACGCACACCCCGTCCGTAGCGACCGACCTGATCCCTCCGCCCGACCCCCAGGAGAACTCCTTGCTGCCCCTCACCGAGCTCGACGACGAGATCGACCGCCTCGGCGCCGCGGTTCCGTGCCGCACCTATGACCCGGAGGTCTTCTTCGCCGAGTCCCCGGCCGACGTCGAGTACGCCAAGACGCTGTGCCAGACCTGTCCGGTCCGTGAGGCTTGCCTCGCCGGCGCCAAGGACCGCCGTGAGCCGTGGGGCGTCTGGGGTGGCGAGCTCTTCGTCCAGGGCGTCGTGGTGCCGCGGAAGCGCCCGCGTGGCCGTCCGCGCAAGAACCCGGTCGCGGCATGA